One window from the genome of Paenibacillus azoreducens encodes:
- a CDS encoding DNA adenine methylase, translating into MATRPDPLPQLGGKSQIIDKMVEIFRYCIEEHGLTGAADYFMGGNRLFLHLDCDQIKFKLANEIDRGVVAFFKCLQDPYKTDQLIDSIWKLADYVDTQERFTKACEIRLDDQADEIISGALTYIVALHSRATNRQDFCKANVGTRLTLSGLDKLVGLDEVIGDVQIYCGDYKEQFHKYKNRDDLLVWLDPPYLTTEAVEGKRGNRKKTKATNGYVHPFTKEDHELMIDNITSLECKNKIIVSGYKNDAYRRLEQNGFYRYFVGTVHVPSSGIGKMIAEYIWSNVKIPDWVLDWTHNAE; encoded by the coding sequence ATGGCAACTAGACCAGATCCGCTCCCGCAGCTTGGTGGGAAATCGCAAATCATTGATAAAATGGTTGAGATATTCCGCTATTGTATAGAAGAGCATGGTTTGACAGGTGCAGCCGATTATTTCATGGGCGGTAATCGGCTTTTCCTTCACCTTGATTGTGACCAGATTAAGTTCAAACTGGCTAATGAAATTGATCGAGGGGTTGTCGCCTTTTTCAAATGTTTGCAAGACCCATATAAGACTGATCAACTAATCGATTCAATTTGGAAGCTGGCGGATTATGTCGACACTCAGGAGCGCTTCACAAAGGCTTGTGAAATAAGACTGGATGATCAAGCTGATGAAATTATCTCAGGCGCTTTGACTTATATTGTTGCTCTGCACAGCCGAGCTACAAATAGGCAAGATTTTTGCAAAGCGAACGTAGGAACAAGATTAACTCTTTCTGGGCTGGACAAGTTGGTCGGCTTGGATGAAGTCATTGGTGATGTTCAAATTTACTGTGGAGATTATAAAGAACAGTTCCATAAGTATAAGAATCGGGATGATCTATTAGTTTGGCTTGATCCTCCGTATCTGACTACGGAAGCTGTTGAGGGGAAGAGGGGTAATCGGAAGAAAACAAAAGCTACAAACGGTTATGTCCATCCGTTTACTAAAGAGGATCATGAATTAATGATCGACAACATAACGTCACTTGAATGTAAGAACAAGATTATTGTAAGTGGCTATAAAAATGATGCTTATAGGCGACTTGAGCAGAATGGGTTTTACAGGTATTTCGTTGGAACAGTTCACGTCCCGAGTTCAGGGATAGGTAAGATGATTGCCGAGTATATTTGGAGTAACGTCAAGATTCCAGATTGGGTTCTTGACTGGACACATAATGCCGAGTAG
- a CDS encoding DUF5348 domain-containing protein, with product MADKIPMQYDADADRWYVILNDKKCWMHCGEGFELYICGDQVPCRLELDHDWYVVIQGISFNLRKGTKYMVNV from the coding sequence ATGGCAGACAAAATTCCTATGCAATATGATGCTGATGCAGATCGGTGGTATGTGATTCTCAATGATAAGAAATGCTGGATGCATTGCGGTGAAGGCTTTGAGCTTTACATTTGTGGTGATCAAGTTCCATGTCGGCTTGAGCTAGACCATGATTGGTATGTAGTCATTCAAGGCATCAGCTTCAATTTAAGAAAAGGGACTAAGTACATGGTTAATGTATAA
- a CDS encoding recombinase family protein, producing MARLAYIRCQRKQEIEEFEQQAQADEVFIDLANEFGVTLNNSLEVMLEKLVSGDEVVVRGLSELADTVAEIRSLMATLRDIGTELHLLNSVSTGVLSDEGLKILTLIDTFIKEKEQIREKKKRKGRPVQPYPPNFLEVYKGYRNKEYNRLEAAKKLQISVNTFRDLIIVFEFRF from the coding sequence ATGGCACGACTTGCCTATATCCGCTGTCAACGCAAGCAGGAAATCGAAGAATTTGAGCAGCAAGCTCAGGCAGATGAAGTATTTATTGATTTGGCTAACGAATTCGGTGTTACTTTGAACAATTCGCTTGAAGTAATGCTCGAAAAGTTAGTCAGTGGTGATGAGGTTGTTGTTCGAGGGTTGAGTGAACTGGCAGATACCGTAGCCGAAATACGTTCATTAATGGCGACTTTGCGTGATATAGGTACTGAACTACATCTTCTGAACTCAGTCAGTACAGGTGTCCTTTCGGATGAAGGACTTAAGATCCTCACGTTAATAGATACTTTCATAAAAGAAAAGGAACAAATTCGGGAAAAGAAGAAGCGAAAAGGCAGACCTGTGCAACCTTACCCTCCCAACTTCCTTGAAGTATATAAGGGATATCGGAATAAGGAATATAACAGGCTGGAAGCAGCAAAGAAGTTACAAATTAGTGTTAATACATTTCGAGATTTGATTATTGTTTTTGAATTTAGGTTTTAA
- a CDS encoding HNH endonuclease, which translates to MKSLTIPKIIKGRAIVGDVVIGLEDWEIDKHWRKWEAFGDEDCTDIQIRDNYIDKQIALASLRKRKRKLVEGVYHSTFEEYSFLVDRKSGGVTHYNNKECFYEVKCGKIYLVKYSSGETKMVYDGVKLITISGDWLRKNDQPASSKNFGSIKYQRNALRTKAFYLKSHQIISVMFFGQKAIDLAIDGVSERTHDINHRNLNPDDNRPENLEIVTLDENTEHKTIMRRVLKEKILVYMNRNNL; encoded by the coding sequence ATGAAATCTCTAACTATCCCCAAAATAATTAAAGGTAGAGCAATTGTTGGAGATGTTGTCATTGGTTTAGAAGATTGGGAGATAGATAAACACTGGCGTAAATGGGAAGCGTTTGGAGATGAAGATTGCACCGATATTCAAATAAGGGATAATTACATTGATAAGCAAATTGCTCTTGCAAGTTTGCGGAAAAGAAAAAGGAAGCTTGTTGAAGGCGTTTATCATTCGACTTTTGAGGAGTACTCTTTCTTGGTTGATCGTAAGTCAGGGGGAGTGACACATTACAACAACAAGGAATGTTTTTATGAAGTGAAATGCGGAAAGATTTATCTGGTCAAGTATTCATCAGGTGAAACTAAGATGGTGTATGATGGTGTTAAACTAATCACAATTTCCGGGGACTGGTTGAGAAAAAATGACCAGCCAGCAAGTTCTAAAAACTTTGGTTCAATAAAGTACCAAAGAAATGCACTTAGAACCAAGGCTTTTTACTTGAAATCTCATCAGATAATCTCTGTAATGTTTTTCGGTCAAAAAGCTATAGATTTAGCAATAGATGGAGTGAGTGAAAGAACTCATGATATTAACCACAGAAATCTTAACCCTGATGATAACAGACCAGAAAATTTAGAGATAGTCACTTTGGATGAGAATACGGAGCACAAAACGATAATGAGGAGAGTTTTGAAAGAAAAGATTCTGGTTTATATGAATAGGAACAATTTGTAA